A stretch of the Duncaniella dubosii genome encodes the following:
- a CDS encoding DUF3127 domain-containing protein, translated as MEVTGKIIVALPEVGGTSQKGNAWKKREYVLETQETYPRKVFFNFFGDRVDQYPLQVGQLVKISFDIDSREYNGRWYVEVRAWKAEDATAMAAAPQPAAYGAPAAYGPAQNMPQGYAAPSAAPVPPMPDLTPSATDDLPF; from the coding sequence ATGGAAGTAACAGGAAAAATCATCGTGGCGCTCCCCGAAGTGGGTGGCACTTCCCAGAAGGGAAATGCGTGGAAGAAGCGCGAATATGTGCTTGAGACACAGGAAACCTATCCCCGCAAGGTGTTCTTCAATTTCTTCGGAGACCGCGTGGACCAGTATCCTCTTCAGGTCGGCCAGCTTGTGAAGATCAGCTTTGACATAGACAGCCGTGAATATAACGGCCGTTGGTATGTTGAAGTGCGTGCATGGAAGGCAGAGGACGCCACAGCAATGGCCGCCGCTCCGCAGCCTGCCGCATACGGCGCTCCCGCAGCCTACGGACCTGCCCAGAATATGCCTCAGGGCTATGCGGCACCTTCGGCCGCTCCAGTTCCTCCGATGCCCGACCTCACTCCGTCGGCTACTGACGATCTGCCTTTCTGA